One Flagellimonas sp. CMM7 genomic region harbors:
- a CDS encoding P1 family peptidase — MKKKSFTTLLFLVILFSISAQQKRLRDHGIQIGVLKPGALNAITDVPGVQVGHTTLNKGDSIRTGVTAILPHSGNIFQQKVPAAIHLGNGFGKLAGYSQVKELGNLETPIILTNTLDVATAVNALVGHTLLLQGNETVRSVNAVVGETNDGFLNDIRGRHVTEKDVLQAIKNAKASQVEEGNIGAGTGTICFGFKGGIGTSSRILPKKSGGYTVGVLAQTNFGGMLKIAGVDIGKQMGHYSDNFKYATDGSCMMIVFTDAPLDSRNLERLAKRAMLGLARTGGIASNGSGDYVIAVSTAKECRIPYESDHLIQTVPTLRNSAMTPLFLATIEATEEAILNSLFAAETTIGRNGHKIEALPKKQVLEMLKAAGKI; from the coding sequence ATGAAAAAAAAATCGTTTACAACTCTTCTTTTTTTAGTCATTCTTTTTTCAATTTCTGCACAACAGAAACGTCTTCGTGATCACGGAATACAGATTGGGGTGCTCAAACCCGGAGCCCTAAATGCAATTACCGATGTCCCCGGAGTGCAAGTGGGTCATACAACATTAAATAAAGGTGATAGCATAAGAACTGGGGTAACCGCCATCTTACCTCATTCTGGTAATATTTTTCAGCAAAAAGTACCTGCTGCCATCCACCTTGGCAATGGTTTTGGCAAACTGGCAGGGTATTCCCAAGTAAAAGAACTGGGGAATCTGGAAACCCCGATAATTTTGACTAACACCCTTGACGTAGCAACAGCTGTAAATGCCTTAGTGGGTCATACTTTATTACTTCAGGGAAACGAGACAGTACGTTCCGTAAATGCTGTAGTTGGTGAAACCAATGATGGTTTTCTCAATGATATCCGTGGGCGCCATGTTACTGAAAAAGATGTGTTGCAAGCCATTAAAAATGCAAAGGCCAGCCAAGTTGAAGAGGGTAATATTGGAGCTGGAACGGGTACTATTTGTTTTGGTTTTAAAGGAGGAATTGGAACCTCATCCAGAATATTACCAAAAAAATCAGGAGGATATACGGTAGGTGTTTTGGCGCAAACCAACTTTGGAGGAATGTTGAAAATTGCCGGGGTCGATATCGGCAAACAAATGGGGCATTACTCTGATAATTTTAAATATGCTACCGATGGTTCTTGTATGATGATAGTGTTCACAGATGCTCCTTTAGATTCAAGAAATTTAGAGCGTTTGGCTAAACGAGCCATGTTAGGTCTTGCAAGGACGGGTGGAATTGCCAGCAACGGAAGTGGTGATTATGTAATTGCCGTCTCCACTGCCAAAGAGTGCAGAATTCCTTATGAAAGTGATCACCTCATACAAACTGTGCCAACCTTAAGAAACTCAGCAATGACCCCATTATTCTTGGCCACTATTGAAGCTACGGAAGAGGCCATTCTAAATTCTCTATTTGCAGCAGAAACCACGATTGGCAGAAATGGGCACAAAATAGAAGCACTTCCCAAAAAACAGGTGTTGGAAATGCTCAAAGCTGCTGGAAAAATTTGA
- a CDS encoding DUF4440 domain-containing protein translates to MRPLLYLFFLASFLSFSQSSTTVDDKASILEVLAIQEKAWNNLDVELFMETYWKSDELIFYGSSGVTKGWQNTLERYKKSYPTKEHFGKLHLTSNEITKIDNGIYSVFGEYHLTRTVGNTKGIFMLVLKNIDGAWKIIADTSCKTE, encoded by the coding sequence ATGAGACCACTGTTATACCTCTTTTTTCTTGCCTCATTTCTCTCATTCTCGCAATCATCAACCACGGTTGATGATAAAGCTTCCATTCTTGAAGTATTGGCAATCCAAGAAAAAGCTTGGAATAACCTTGATGTTGAACTTTTTATGGAGACCTATTGGAAATCTGATGAGCTCATTTTTTACGGGAGTTCTGGGGTAACAAAAGGATGGCAAAATACTTTGGAGCGATATAAAAAAAGCTATCCGACCAAAGAACATTTTGGCAAACTCCATTTAACCAGCAATGAAATCACCAAAATTGATAACGGAATATATTCCGTCTTTGGAGAATACCACCTTACCCGAACCGTGGGTAATACCAAGGGCATTTTTATGCTTGTACTTAAAAATATTGATGGGGCTTGGAAAATTATTGCAGATACCTCTTGTAAAACAGAATAA
- a CDS encoding SPFH domain-containing protein: protein MDIFSKIKEKLTHEFIDIIEWLDYTDDTIAHRFERYQNEIKNGAKLIVREGQTAVFVNEGQLADVFTPGTYDLTTQNLPILSTLKGWKYGFNSPFKAEVYFVNTHLFTDEKWGTKSPITLSDDRFGLVEIRAFGTYAFKISDAGKFITDIVGTDNNFTNFEINEHLKSLIATRFTDTVGEANLPIELYAANTSELSETCQEVMKSEFLSVGISLEKFYIENVSMPEDLKKEIFEYSRIDKLDLDKLTKFKTAKAIEAAAKNEGGTAGAGMGMGMGFVLAQQMGGMMSPQMGGSQQMQQAGVVVPPPMPVAVQYFYASNGTQQGPVSFEQLQALYAGRTVNRDSLVWKQGMAAWTALKDVEELKSFLGGNTPPPLPSN, encoded by the coding sequence ATGGATATTTTTAGCAAAATCAAAGAAAAACTCACCCATGAGTTTATTGATATTATTGAATGGCTCGACTATACCGATGATACTATCGCCCATAGGTTTGAGCGTTACCAAAATGAGATTAAAAACGGCGCCAAACTAATCGTTAGAGAGGGGCAAACAGCAGTTTTTGTAAATGAAGGACAATTAGCTGATGTTTTTACACCTGGAACTTATGATTTAACTACGCAAAATTTACCTATTCTTAGCACCTTAAAGGGTTGGAAATATGGTTTCAATTCTCCTTTTAAAGCTGAAGTTTATTTTGTGAACACTCATCTCTTCACTGATGAGAAATGGGGAACAAAAAGCCCTATTACTTTAAGTGATGACCGTTTTGGATTGGTGGAAATTCGAGCTTTTGGAACTTATGCCTTTAAAATTTCTGATGCTGGAAAGTTTATTACAGACATTGTTGGTACCGACAACAACTTTACCAATTTTGAAATCAATGAACACTTGAAAAGCTTAATCGCAACTCGCTTTACAGATACTGTTGGTGAAGCCAATCTGCCCATTGAACTTTATGCAGCAAATACTTCGGAACTCTCGGAAACTTGTCAAGAGGTGATGAAATCTGAGTTTCTATCGGTAGGGATTTCCTTGGAGAAATTCTACATTGAAAACGTCTCCATGCCTGAAGACCTTAAAAAAGAAATCTTCGAGTACAGCCGTATTGACAAATTGGATTTGGACAAGTTGACCAAGTTCAAAACTGCCAAAGCCATTGAAGCCGCCGCTAAAAATGAAGGTGGAACGGCTGGAGCAGGAATGGGAATGGGAATGGGCTTTGTACTTGCACAACAAATGGGCGGTATGATGAGTCCTCAAATGGGGGGCAGCCAACAAATGCAACAAGCTGGAGTGGTAGTTCCTCCTCCAATGCCGGTAGCCGTTCAGTATTTCTATGCTTCAAATGGAACTCAACAAGGCCCAGTCTCTTTTGAACAATTGCAGGCTCTTTATGCAGGGCGTACCGTTAATAGAGACAGTTTGGTTTGGAAACAAGGTATGGCGGCATGGACTGCATTAAAAGATGTTGAAGAATTAAAGTCATTTTTAGGAGGTAATACTCCACCACCTTTGCCGTCCAATTAA
- a CDS encoding DNA helicase PriA, translating into MSVEPNIQKTELKKPCVNCGAELKYKPGTTNISCEYCGHEEAIKIDENGFTELELYPYLKEMGAQKHSEEISMLHCKNCGANQHVEENYKSLHCVYCSMPLVIEDAYKEDWILPGAVLPFQIEKQKSFLIFQKWVSKLWWAPNKLKKASLDPQFTKGLYLPYWTFDAQLSASYTGQRGEYYYETQRYRDSNGKTQTRQVRKTRWYPASGSVSGFVDDTLIKASKQKAGRIPTKIAHWNLKKLQPFNSGFLSGFVTEKYTIPLQQGHLSAKGEAKQIAERWCRQDIGGDTQRVSSMDMNLSDETFKHILLPIYVSAYRYKGKEYNFYINGENGQISGTRPYSFWKIFLAIVFAILLISIFVYFGKG; encoded by the coding sequence ATGTCTGTAGAACCTAATATCCAAAAAACGGAGCTCAAAAAACCCTGTGTCAATTGTGGTGCGGAGCTCAAATACAAACCTGGAACCACCAATATTAGTTGCGAGTATTGCGGGCACGAGGAAGCTATCAAAATAGATGAGAATGGATTTACAGAGCTGGAGCTGTATCCTTATCTCAAAGAGATGGGTGCCCAAAAGCATAGTGAAGAAATCTCCATGCTTCATTGTAAAAACTGCGGCGCCAATCAACATGTGGAGGAGAATTACAAATCCCTTCATTGTGTGTATTGTAGCATGCCTTTGGTGATAGAAGATGCGTACAAAGAAGATTGGATTTTGCCTGGTGCAGTTTTGCCTTTTCAAATTGAAAAACAGAAATCATTTCTCATCTTTCAGAAATGGGTAAGCAAGTTATGGTGGGCTCCCAATAAGCTTAAAAAAGCTTCTTTGGACCCTCAATTTACTAAAGGACTGTACCTGCCTTATTGGACATTTGATGCACAACTTTCAGCTTCTTATACTGGACAGCGCGGAGAATACTATTATGAAACTCAGCGTTACAGAGATAGCAATGGCAAAACCCAAACACGGCAAGTTCGAAAAACACGCTGGTATCCGGCTTCAGGGAGCGTTTCTGGTTTTGTGGATGACACTTTAATAAAAGCATCCAAACAAAAGGCCGGTAGAATTCCGACTAAAATTGCACATTGGAATTTAAAAAAGTTACAGCCTTTCAATAGTGGTTTCCTTTCGGGATTTGTAACCGAAAAATATACCATCCCATTACAGCAAGGACATTTGTCTGCCAAAGGTGAAGCAAAACAAATCGCGGAGCGTTGGTGTAGGCAAGATATTGGTGGAGATACCCAAAGGGTGAGCAGTATGGATATGAATTTATCAGACGAAACCTTTAAACATATTTTATTGCCGATTTATGTCAGTGCATATCGGTACAAAGGCAAAGAATACAATTTTTACATCAATGGTGAGAACGGTCAAATCTCAGGAACAAGACCTTATAGTTTTTGGAAAATTTTCTTGGCCATTGTTTTTGCTATTTTGTTGATTTCCATTTTTGTATATTTTGGAAAAGGTTAA
- a CDS encoding LytTR family DNA-binding domain-containing protein encodes MTCFSELSILAITSFFFWNVSAKQIKKWGNKWSISSSGNNILVQGGLGLSASALNIVIGQVLVVFLMTSVYQCTSPSFNLLNASLTNNIAVNLLCYFLLLFFLVDTNKKDALIEQNENSEHNSRVSVSKKGSQFLINPQEIIYVETSNNCIVLHTEKGKFVKYQSLKSFSKMLCPKTFKRVHRSYLVNSDLIEHIQKNHNGDGMLHLKNGDGVKFSRTYHRSIANI; translated from the coding sequence ATGACCTGCTTTTCAGAACTATCAATTCTTGCTATAACCAGTTTCTTTTTTTGGAATGTTTCTGCCAAACAAATTAAAAAATGGGGCAATAAGTGGTCGATATCCTCATCAGGGAACAATATATTGGTTCAAGGTGGATTAGGTTTATCAGCTTCCGCTTTAAATATCGTTATTGGTCAGGTCTTGGTCGTTTTTTTAATGACCTCGGTGTACCAATGTACTTCACCAAGTTTTAATTTGTTAAACGCAAGCCTCACCAATAATATCGCGGTTAATCTACTTTGTTATTTTTTACTGTTGTTTTTCTTGGTTGACACCAATAAAAAAGATGCGCTGATTGAACAAAACGAGAATAGTGAGCACAATAGCCGTGTTTCGGTTTCCAAAAAAGGTTCTCAGTTTTTAATTAATCCCCAAGAAATTATTTATGTTGAAACCAGCAATAATTGCATCGTTCTTCATACGGAAAAAGGAAAATTTGTAAAATACCAAAGTCTCAAGTCTTTCTCTAAAATGCTCTGCCCAAAAACTTTTAAACGTGTTCATCGTTCGTACTTGGTAAATTCAGATTTGATAGAACACATCCAAAAGAATCATAATGGAGATGGAATGCTACATTTAAAAAATGGAGATGGTGTCAAGTTCAGCAGAACATACCATAGGTCCATCGCCAATATTTAG